AAGAATTATCCTCCAGACTTCAAGTATCAAGACTTTGCACCGCAATTCACCGCTGAGTTCTTCGACGCCAAAGAATGGACGGACATCTTTGTCTCATCGGGAGCGAAGTACATCGTCCTGACTACAAAACACCACGAAGGTACACCGCAAAtgagaatgtgtttttataatgCTTGTGCACAAAATATCAAACATCGACTGTATTATTGTGAGTATCAGTGTTTCAGTCACACGggagctgttttgttttgttgctgtgtttctcAGGTTTCACACTTTGGGGCTCAAAAAACTCGTGGAACTGGAACGCCGTAGACGTTGGACCAAAGAGAGACCTTGTGGGCGAGGTGGTGAACGCTCTACGCAGTAACAGCGACCTGCGTTTAGGACTTTACCACTCTCTGTTTGAATGGTTTAACCCACTATTTGAGCAGGACGCTGCCAATGTTTTTACTACAAACTACTTCCCCACCACTAAAACTCTGCCTGAGCTTTATGAGCTCGTTGTCAAGTACAAACCGGAAGTGCTTTGGTCCGATGGGAGCGGAAACGCTCCTGACAAGTACTGGAACAGCACGGGTTTCTTGGCCTGGCTCTATAATGACAGGTAGACTTGCAAATTATGTGATTTTGACCTGTTTCCTCATCATAGGTATAAAAACAGAACCTCTTCTTTACAGTCCAGTGCGAGACACTGTGGTGACAAATGATCGGTGGGGTTTGGGCTCCACCTGCACCCACGGCGGTTATTACACTTGTGCCGATCGCTACCAGCCAGGACACCTGCTCCAACACAAATGGGAAAACTGCATGACCATCGACACCAAGTCCTGGGGTTACAGAAGAAACGCTCCTCTCAGCGACTACCTCGGCATCGAGCAGCTGGTGGCGGTGAGAGTTTAAGACCTGTTTTATTAGGCAGCAAAACTCCTGAATTTGATATGCAATGTGATTAAATGGCTATTTTAATGATGGATTCATAATTGTAGTCATTTGTCAAGTAAAAATATCCTAAGTTTGCCTCTCATGTGATGATAtggtgcttttctttgtcatccatgacagtaaactgaatatttgtaaGATTTGGATCGTAGTCATTAATACAAGCAGTCAAAACATataattttggatgttttcatcttatttttcactgtatttgtAACAGTTAATTCCTTGAGAAAATCATTAGATGGAGTCATTCCCAACCACTAGTAACAGTCTTCTTACAAATGTTTCTACTAAATACAGTCTAgtgtgtgaaaaaacaaaaacagttgaGACTAGTATGAGAGTTTACGATTTTTCCATTtaacaaagatgcaaaatatacaattaaaaaaaaagattatgatTCTGTGGTAATCACAATGTGCTGTAATtaactgaaataaacatgacagatatttgtcaGCAAACTTACTGACTTACCTGCTTGCTCTGGAGCTTTTGACCAGATTACACCTCATCAGAAGGCATTTTCTGAGCACCTCTTGTGGCTTTTCATACATTCTAGACCTCATAAACAGGCAGTAGTGCTCCATCTGTTGGTAAATGTCATGTGTAGCAACCAAAATCCCTGGAATAAATGAGAAGGAAGACCTTGAGTTTGTTGAGACAGAGATTGTTTGAGATGACTGACTCCAAACTGTGCAGAAATGTTCATACAAAATGGAGAAACTGCACTACACGTATATCCTGTTACTACTTGTTTTCCCTTTCAAtttgtgcaaaaacacaaaccatAATCCGATTTTAACTGACATTTCCCTCCTTCCTCTAACTGTTTTTGCAAGAAACTCTAAAAATGGATGTAAATAACAATTGTCTTTACCATTTGCATTTGATTTTCTAAATaaagttttcatttttggtcttaaaattgtcagaaaaatggtgaaaaacacatttaaaatttgaGTAACAGACCATAACCCAATGATATTCAGTGTGCTATTGTAGAAGACGAGGCAAAccagcaaatattcacatttaagaagctgaaacctGCAAACCATTAGCAGtatatgctttaaaaaaaacaacttcaacaCACATTAAAAGCCGCTATTTAGTTAATTAATCAAGTAATCAATTAATCTACCAGGTTGAGGGGCTTAACTTACAAGTTTGAGCCACATTTGCCTCAAAGAAGACCCCCTCCTGCTAGAAATCTTTATATTCCATGcctttttttacagttttgtttgtttattagtaATCATGTATTAAAATCAGCTTAAAATGATGCATTAAAGTGCAACAGATGCACAAATCAGCTGTAActcctgtgtgtttttgtgtttttcagacacTAGTAGAAACTGTGTCCTGCGGAGGAAACCTGCTGATGAACGTCGGGCCGACACATGACGGAAGAATCGCTCCGATCTTTGAGGAGCGTCTGAGGCAGATGGGTCGGTGGCTGAAAGTGAACGGGGAGGCGATTTACAACACAACAGCGTGGCGAGCTCAGAACGACAGCGTCACTCCACACATCTGGTGGGTTCCCATTTCTGTTGCTGCATTCGGGTTGGCTTACAATGGCCAACACTTTGGGTAAATTGTCTCAAACTAGTATCCTGCAGAGCCTttatacactgcctggccaaaaaaaaagcacactctaatattttgatggaccacctttagctttgagtacggCACTCGGTCGCTGTTGCatcgtttcaataagcttctgcaatgtcataGCATTTAGCCTGattgtagtttcagaaatctccttagttgttttctttgcttgatgcaggccaataatttgacccttctgagacagattaccATAATTTCCACGACCataggatatgtcttccaacatggttgtttaagaagtGAGAAGCTCGTCACTGCATCAGCTcgggttaaagaagttgttgcagctgaaacatattcatcactgcagtaattatccaatggaaggctcttacctatttgcttagctAAATCCAGGTGGCAACTTTTTTTGACTAGGCAGTGGGTTTAATGAATATATGTCTGTGTAATATGTAGAGTTTAAGTTGTTGTCGATGAAAAATGTAGCTTGAGATGGACAGGTGGAAGCTCCACAACAGGTGGACGTTGTTTCACGTATTTTCTTATTAGGTACAGCATTATCAATCAACAAATGATCCATTACTGAAAGAAGTGAACTACAATGGTCAGTTAAAccctgtatataaagatggacgtagcatctggctccaaaaatgaagcccacccggaagtctcaaaaacttgcaatatcacgccgtctgctagggttggctccaaaaagcttttgctccatagaccccaattcatcaccggaaaaaataaaatttgatagactgattttctacagctcagcaTTTTTTtgccgttagttttcatggtcaaaataagagatcaggtggctgatcttaaaataaatcaatactgaattttaaataaatcgttaaagttggcgaagccagggggcgtggctatacttgatagacagtcttgtctggaatgattgacagatcctttagggcaaggctttcagcagtctggcttcagtctggcccgcccatagactggtcccgcccctagttgctctccggtccagccagACTTCATTTCACAAGCTGAAAGGATACAGGATTACTGTGTAACTTGAGGTCTAGCTGGACTTCATTGagtgtcacagaagtctttgtcatggtgcccctttactggTTAAACCTtcacaatgctctctgtttgccatcaagaacctgccctTCACCGTACTAAACAGTGGCACAAGCAAGTACCACAGCTAATCTAAAACACTTTGAAGTATGTACTATATAGGAAAGTGGTATGGGATTAGAGCTACAGATAGTACATATTAAATGTCTCGAATTGGGGCAAAGGAACTTGATTGTTGGACACAtgctaaatatataaatatgctAACtagcatgttttacattgttgaTAATTATATATTGTTAATTATATTTAAGGCTCACataaaaacctttatttttatgttcagttcCAGTTTATATCCTCAAAGTTCTTTAATGAGCCTCGCCTTCAACAGGTACACCTCCAGACCTCAGGAAAAGTCCATCTTTGCCATTTTACTCGAATGGCCGAATACCGGAGCAGTGATTCTGAGTGAACCAGTGGCTACACAAGGACAAACTCAGGTAagactggagtgccacagacaTTTATGTCAGGGTATTAACGTCTTGCAGGCACATTAGTATTGGTGTGCTTGGCTCTGAAACACCAAAGATATGCAGTGTGGTCAGAAAGGTTTATGCGCTGTTGTAAAAACTAATTATCGGATGGTATTTCAGTTCTAGATTTACCTCTAAAAAATCTAGAAGTTGCTTGTTACTAATTAGCTGTAGAGACTGGGGTTGGATTTATGTCCGAGTTTTTAAACTAAAGTCTGTGCAGTTAGTCAGTAATATCTGTATGAAGAGACTACAGTGATTAGCATGTTAATGCCGGGTAAGTCACTGtataatgagacaaaaattactACTGATTAATCTcgctcttgtttttgttcaattaaTCGATCAATAGTTTTGTCTAAAAGTGTCAGAAAGTAGTGAGAACTGCCCACTACAGTCTggtattttaaaattagaacTAAACCatcaaatattcagtttacaggAGGAACAGCAGCAAATCCTAGCATTGGAAACAGGTGGCAGCTTGTTGCTTTAACCCTTTGAGCCCAATAATTCACCAGTGCAAGGcatctttttacaaaaataccaaaattacaacatttatcagagctagaaactgttaaaaacaaagaatttaaagacagaaattacccaaatctaaataaaaatgtagatatttcatcaaaatcactttagacTACATGtcacataaaaaatgtcaaaaatgaactATTTAATCTattaaaattctgcaaaaaacaaaaaaattctgcgATCCACGGCACAACCATGGATTCATAAgcaactcagctgtgaccaacaattAAGTGCCAAAATCTCAGGGTTTATTCAGatgaactgggttgaactgcaggctgtgttcacgcagagcagacaggagaaaagtatcaaagaaattcaaaatgtaaatagtcatgtaTCTCCCCATTTTTTGCCCCCAGTATTGACAACCTCTGCAGAAACCTGAAAAAATAGGACATGTTgattctttatttgtattttgtaagaaaaatgttcaaagaaaaacttttcaacattgttttcttttttcatgatttatggcattatagaTGTGTGCTACTACACAAAGACTAATTTGATTTctgtctacttctagccatgtttgtgctgttttgctgtgtttttaatttaaaaaaatagttatCAGTTAATTCTACATCAGTAGCTGGTTTTACAGATTGCAATTTTAAAAAGCCTTTATATAATTAAAGCTCATGTCCACAAACTGGTAGAGCCCTCCTGCTATAACGTCCAATAACTGCTGTCCATGAGGATGACTGGTTGTTCATGGAACagttctctcttctctttttacTCTCTTGTCTTTGTCAGCATGTCAGGCTTGTTCATGTGTTGCTTTTGTTCTAAAAAAGGTAGAGCTTCTCGGTCACGGGTCTCTGCAGTGGGAGCCTGTAAAGCCCAGCGGACTGCAGGTTCTGCTGCCCCAGCTGTCCTTCAGCCAGATGCCATGCCAGTGGGCCTGGACGCTGAGGCTGACAGGTGCCACTTAAAGGAACCTAAAGAGGAACCGACAGAGCTGCAGGCCGACAGCGGGACCCGACTCTTATATGTTTAAATCAACAAACACAACTGGTACTGTCATGAAATCGGTGATATTCTGAGAACAAAAAGGGCACACTTTACAGCAATCTGTACTatgatgaaaaaatgtcttttttttaaataatgatgcGGGGAATCAAGAATAAACATTTTACATGATTATGATAAAGGTAAAACATCTATGAAAACCTGGCTGTGTGCCTTAAATTAATGACTAGATGTGACATTTATGACCTTTGATGTCAAAACATCAAGGAATATGTTTGAGCTTTTGATTTTTGGTGcaaatttctgcacatttgctCCTATTTTTATAGATTCCATGATTGTTAAGAAGTCTGTCGCACTGATGAGTGTAGCTTTAGGTGAAGGAATGTTCAACCTTATGAACCCCAGAACCCATCAGGGGATTTGAAAGGAATGTTatctccaaaaaataaaaataaaaaatcaacaaaattacacaatttatcagagccagaaactgtaaaaacacacaagctgTTCCATCTGGAAAATTAACTAAATCTAAGTTTACAATTGtaatatttgatcaaaatcattttatagtacatactgaatttaaaaattcacatgAAGataaacagtttgcatcagattctacaaataaaaaataaacaaagcatGGCTCCAAAACCATATACAGACGGCCAAGCTGTCGGAAGATACGTTCAACATGGTTAAGAGTTGATGTGCACAGTAACGTGCAAAATGACTAATTTATTAAGGTTAGTAATAAAATATCTCCGGTCAGTGGAGCTACTATTTCTTCCTGTATTGGTAACACTTTGGAGCTTAAAATCAACATGTTCTTTATGTTGATTTCTGTATTCTTCCATTTTTGCAAagcaaataatcaaataaatgaatctTTAGCTTGTTCTTTTTGAATATAATTTCTGGCATTATAACATTCTCATATATTTTTAGCTCCCTCTACTTCCAcccatggttgttctgtttccatacagGTGCTTGATtacatattgcagtgaaaaatgagccaacagtgaggaaAACTATTTgagttcatgttttatttttgcttgcttgtttgttttgtaatcgCCAAAAGTGACACCATTAAAAATAACGAGACACGGGAAAACAGCAAGAATAGTTGGACTGGATTTAAGGTTTAAATAAAGTGTCTGTAGGAAGAAGATAGTTTAAGACTTTTTGGCTGACCAGCAGGCAGTGTTACCTATATAGTGCTATTTTTATCTGTtggtctttgtttttattatgtgCCCTTGAGTTCCctgaaaagtgctatagaaatataatgtattattattattattattattattattattattattattattctgtgcCCACTTGGAAAAATATCGCACACTTAAACTCtgggatttttctttatttctaacATAAATAAACttcttttaatgatttattgcactgtaactgtgtcatactgctcATTTCTGAGTTCTTAGGCCACATTcagtaaaaacagcagaaactggTTGGGGTacagatatttaaataaaagcagctggatCTCTGTTGACTTGTTCTGCATTGACTGCACGAGAAGTCAcgttttctgatcatttctcAGCTCGGGGTTGTTTCAGTTGCCTCCCTGTGGCGCCCTCTGCTGTCCACACATAGAACAACACCCGATCCGCctcctgtgacattttaataaaGAACCCGTCGTTGTGAAACTGATCCGTGCACCCCGCTGTGCACCGACGACCCGAGGAAACAACACTCCGTCTGAAGCCGCTGTAAGGAGGCTCTAACACCGGTAAGACTCCGCACTCCGAACCTCCACACCGCGGCCGTGGCGTGTTTTTCGAAGCCGATCTAGTGCACCTTTCCCCCGGCAGATCCGCAACAGCAGCAGCGGTGGTGGGTGGTGGGTAGGTGTATTTGTCACCTGAGCTGCTGGGTCCGGCGCAGGGCAGATCTCTCTGTTGTGTCTGCTCTCTGTTGCACGCCTTTAAGGTGGGAGGTCCCTGTTCTGCAAATGTTCCATGACGTGCAGATGGGGGGTTTGCAAGGGGTTCTCACGTCCGTGCATCCCCCctttcctccctcttcctcccccctGCAGCAGGCTATCCCCAGCCTGAGACCCGCACATGGCAGCTGATcccccaaacaaacaaacaaacaaacaaacaagcagaaaGCTGCAAGGATGCAAATCAAGTGTGGAGCTCACGTTTAATCTGCAGGGTTTGGGAGAAATGGATGATTATTAACACGAAGAAAGAACCGCAAtgtaatttgatttatttaaagcaACTGCAATTTTATTATTAGCATTAATAAGTAAAGGGTTTTAGCTAATCTCGGAATCTTTATTATCGATTAATGTGTGGATTTTTTAGTCGATTAATCAGCGTTACTTCACAGTTAATTGacaaaatgagcccacagaggGTTTTagaagcattttattttatcttttattaatCCTTCAAAATGCTAAAATTTACTAAGAATCTGGAAAAACAGGAAGACGAGTGGGATTTACAACTGTAATGCGTTAttcatgtgtcattttttgatttCATCTGCACTTATTTGTAAATTCATGACATTTAAACTCAccaatttgccaaaaataaataaatacatattagccagattctgtaaatttaaaaaaaataataatgtgaaTTTGGACTTCTCAGCTGAACTTTAGGATGTGTTTAAACAGCGCAGGTAGGAAAATATAGacacaaatgcaaaatgaaactaGCATATGGTCCTGGATTGTCCTTTTCAGTTTCATCTGAAAAAACTAATTGATTATTAAACTtgtgatatttcaccaaaatcatgtaaattaaatggtaaagtcacatttttttcgcaGTATTGGTGACACCTGTGAGAATTTTTGCTCAACTGGtccataaaatgtgaaaaaatattttaaaaagaaactgtaaaaacacaaagaaatataAGATTTTCCACTTTCATCGTGTGGTTCCAGCTAAGTCTAAGCTTCAAAtcatgatatttaatcaaaatcatcTAATAGttcaccaaaaaataaacagtttgcactAATTAgattctatgaaaataaaaaaaaattaaaaatctgcattttcacaACCAAAAAGCCATCAGTGACTCCGCGGAGACCAACAATCACGTGAAAAAATTCAAGCTtttctcagctgaactgcaggcagtgtttaaacAGAGCTGATATGACACAACTATGTAAAAATTATTTCAggttttcttgatgtttttgtgcatgaaaTTGGAAATGTTACTTcaaattttgcatttatttttattaatatattttgtaAGTTTGCTTCAGCGTTACTTCAAAGTCGCTGATTCACTTCACTTCTATTACTAGCTGGTggctaattgattaattgattaatcctTTAAGCTGGGGTtcagcacattaaaaaaaataggagcTTAACAattaaaatcagtttgaagcaatgcaattagcaaatcgCTAAAgctgcaattaaaaaaaatcctgctgtcCTTGTCACAGTCACACTGATGATGGTGCCTCATGTAGCAACGATTCATCACGTTTTAAATCTACTACACAGTTAATATTGAACTGAAGCTATATTATgcatttatatacatatatatgtcaaaaaaaactgTTACATTTTTGAATTTCAGTACACATGATGAATGCATAAGGGActaaatgaagacagcattTTATATAAAAGCCCAACTTTCTTTATATCCGATTTTATGTAAATTGACAGCAGCTGTACTTAAACGTCTGTCAGCTGAGGAACTAGAACACAGTTTGATCACATCTCTGTCTGGTCGACTGCCTGCTCCTTCCGCTCATTTCTGCAGCCTTGGCGCTGTAATCTGTGGCAATAATTATATATGTAGACAGGAACCGGGAAACTGTTAGAGACGTTGGCatggttgccatggaaacacacAATCATGTCAGATTATTTTCAGGTACTGCTGTGATAATGGCATAAGTACGCCCGCTCGAGAGGCTGACTCGAAGAGACGGATAAATGAAACGGTGGATGattgatttaaattaaaaagaaagaaagaaagggggaATCGGGAGAAGTTTTCTGAATGGATTGATGCGTCAAAGCGAGACGTGGGAGGTTTTAGTGCCGTTTGGTGTCGGTATCAGCTGTTTGTTCAACCTGCAGGGTTCAGTGTCCCCTGTAAGGGATATCTCAGCCAGCCATATGACCGCCACTACAGCCAGCAGGGAGGAAAACCTCATTCCTTCCATTCATAAACATTCCCCCACACTctccccctccccccctcccaTCTATTTTAATATCATTAGAGGCCTTCTAGTAGTCGGATGCATGTGTGGCATTCAATCACATGCAAATTTGTGGCAGATTTGAGCCGGTCAGCGGAGCGGCGGTGTAGCTTTAGATAGTGGAAATGCCAAGCAGTGTGGAACATCCTGGGGGACAGACCATTATATTTATAGAGGCGGGCGACTTGACCTTCACTGCACACTGAGTATCAGCCATTTTAGTGCCGCTCCTCTAGATACTGAATACAGCATAATGGATCTCAGCTGCAGTGCAGTTAGTTAGCTTCAACTTCATCTTTGGCTTGTTAGAGGCTACATCTATTAATAGCTCCCTGCAATTCCATACTGTGGAGGGACTCTGTCAATACACAGTCTCTGCATTCACTGCTGCTCCACCACACTGCCACTTCACTGTTTTCTCAAGGAAATGCGCTgtgaaattacagtttttcgggCTGCTCGGGAAATAAAAAACTcggattggattttttttttcttttgaactgGGAGGTGAAGTTCAACAGTAAGTCATTGCATAAGTTTAAAGCCTTTGTTCTGCTGCGTAAGCTTTACGTTTCAGAGCGGGAGAGCTCGGTGAAATACGTCTTAGCCACAGCAGCCGGTGCAAAACCCAAAGCCAAGGACTCCTATTCATAGAGGCACCCAGTTGTTCTCACCCAGTGGCACAGAGTGAAACTGAGCAGTATGGTCAAAGCGGGTGAAGTATTTATAGTTGTGCAAATTACATTGTGTTGAAAGGCCAAAGTTTCACACAAGCGACAGATCATAAATTCACTCAGAATCAGGGGAAAGACCTCGTTTGATGTATTaactgacagaaaacaggaGCAGCTTCTTAATAAATGATGGCACAaagacattttggccggtcagACCTACAGTATATCCAAAGATCACTGTCAATTAATATTCAGTTCACTCAAATTTAACCGTTTATGTGCTCCAAAGCAGCACTATTGAGGCATCTAtgtcaataaatgaataaaaaacagagCAGCAAGGTGATGGCACTAATCAAACACATGCAGTGTagtaataaaatacaatatttcccacgagaatgcaaaaataaccacaaaagcAGTTAAAGTTTCATCTGCAAGTCCTACTTTAAACTTGTTGCAAGTAAATATCATAAAATATTGGTTGTTTCATCACAATATATAATTGATTGTGAGCTAATATTACTGGAAAAGTATCTAAAAATTAACATTACCtgtcaaatgaacaaaaaaattaaactattAACAACTTAATGAGCCATAAATTTGAATAAATATATGTCTATCTTAGTGCTGAGTGCAAAAATCGGTGAAAAAACACGATCAGGAAGTATCACAGGCTTCATTAATTCAAGAATAAAAGAATATTGCATCAAAGTTTAGTAAATACTAGCTCAGTTGTGATTCCTACACAAACTGACTCAAGCAATTAGTTTCAATTCTAATTCTAATACacattttcattgatttaaGATGAAGAACTGGTTTAAAAAGCAAAATCCGACAATGCAATCTGTGGCTTTAGGGTCACATCTCCTCTATTTATCTCTCTTTCCTTACATTTCCCTTGTTTCTGCGTTAATGCAGAGGCTGTAAAAGCTTAGCGTTACACCGAACTCACACATCTGATTCACAGGATGAGGTCTGCAGCTGCACATAATCTGCAGCATTGTCctagtttttccttctttttttttttttttttttttttgctgtgttaaTGACACCCTCATCACGACTCTCTCCATTCACAAAGCAAATCCTGTCGTGACGGGAAGAACTGGCTCTGAACAGGCTGTGGGTGTCTCAGAATTCAGAGAACATGTCTAatttttgcagcagcagcagcagcctcacaTCCAGCCGCCTTTCATTGAGCTCCTTCTCAGCATACGCGCTGAATAGCATCACGCTGTAGGAAATGTACATTCAGAGCTGCTGCGCCATGTGATTACAGTCTTTCAAAGCACTTAATGCATTTCTCCTCTGCTTTGCATACACTGTAATGCTCCATCCAGCTTGTGAGCGTAGATATTAACAGTCAATGAATACAGGTACCTCAATGGATTCATGACTTCTTCCAGGTCAGGCAGTTTCAGATTAAAATAAATGCGTTTGAATGAAGTGTGGCTGTGCAGAATGGTGGCATTTAGCTCTGTGGATCATGATAGCCGGCTCCCCACTCTGTGTGTGGAGTGAggcagctgctgctgtgctttGAAACACAGCGAGAGAGAGGAAAAGCGTCCTTAAACGTGGGCTGTTGTGTAATCCCTCCCAGGGCCCCTTTGCTATTTTTGTGCCTGGGTCCGCACGTCACGGTTGGGTATTTTCTCTGGTGACTAGCTCGCATCAATAGATCTTCTAATGTACACCCAGTCGGCCAGCAGCTTCATGACTGATGGGACTTTACCTTGctaatttctttcattattgtTGCCCCGACATGAGGAGAATGGAGAAATGGACTATGCAGCATGAGGAATGTCACATGTGACTGTCGATATGGGACGGGGGACTATTCAAATGTCAGGTTTGTATGAGGATTATATTTGATATCTGAATGTCAGCTGCTGTATGAGCCGAGGCTTTTTCTCCCATCAGACCGTGTGCTTTTATGTCATTCTGATCACAGCTGTTGATTCATTCTGCATGCTATGTGTTATGTTGCTGTTGGAGGGTTTTACCATCCAGCTCCTTTGAAGCCAGTCATCTCCTTATGATATTTATGGATTTGTTGTCAGCCTGAGACTTCATGCCTGTTCCCTTTAATGGCCAACTTAGCCTCTAATGATGTAATGCAGCGGCATAACGATGCTCTCCGTAGCCAGCATTTGTTTGCTCATTGTCCTCTGTCATGTGCGGAAAGCAGTCAGGGATGTGCCCAGCGAATGTGTGCCGTTCAAATAAACGTCTCCGTGAAGACATTTCTCCATCCATGCGGACATACTGTATCACAGTCAGCCCACAATCACCCTGAAACACACCTACTGCCACCCACCTGCCTCCTGTTGTTGCACGTCATTGCTGCTGTGTCATATATTTTCGTATAGGTTAGTGCTTGTTGCCGGGAGTCAGAGTCGTTTGCTGTGAACGGTCTGCTGGCTTACAAAAAGTCTGAATCTGCTGAGAGACTTGTCAATGAATATGTCGGCTCTGTTCCCTGCTCAGTTCAAAGGTATGCATTGTTTCTGAGGGTCTTATCTCATTGTCACTCTGCACCCATATTCTCCTTCCCTCCTCTTGTGGCTCACAGAGGATGGAAACTAAGCAATGAGGTCAGATCGACCTTGAAAGGGAGCTCCCTACCAGGCCTCTGAATTTTGTTACCCCCAGGCACCCCACTTAGTTTACCTCTGTAAACCTCCCCGTTGAAATATGGACCGCTCCAATCCGAGGCCACCCCCCTGCTTACCATCTTTTATATGCCTtcgttatttttttctgcatccgACTGAGGAAGAAGCCTTCAAATCTGTATGAAAGCGGAGCCA
This is a stretch of genomic DNA from Acanthochromis polyacanthus isolate Apoly-LR-REF ecotype Palm Island chromosome 1, KAUST_Apoly_ChrSc, whole genome shotgun sequence. It encodes these proteins:
- the fuca2 gene encoding plasma alpha-L-fucosidase is translated as MPRFICPITIYLCHVDWFCLKMAVNVGYLLVSMLLIGTCGAKYEPNWKSIDSRPLPQWYDQAKFGIFIHWGVFSVPSFGSEWFWWYWQKQKLKPYVDFMQKNYPPDFKYQDFAPQFTAEFFDAKEWTDIFVSSGAKYIVLTTKHHEGFTLWGSKNSWNWNAVDVGPKRDLVGEVVNALRSNSDLRLGLYHSLFEWFNPLFEQDAANVFTTNYFPTTKTLPELYELVVKYKPEVLWSDGSGNAPDKYWNSTGFLAWLYNDSPVRDTVVTNDRWGLGSTCTHGGYYTCADRYQPGHLLQHKWENCMTIDTKSWGYRRNAPLSDYLGIEQLVATLVETVSCGGNLLMNVGPTHDGRIAPIFEERLRQMGRWLKVNGEAIYNTTAWRAQNDSVTPHIWYTSRPQEKSIFAILLEWPNTGAVILSEPVATQGQTQVELLGHGSLQWEPVKPSGLQVLLPQLSFSQMPCQWAWTLRLTGAT